A DNA window from Bradyrhizobium sp. CCBAU 53421 contains the following coding sequences:
- a CDS encoding helix-turn-helix transcriptional regulator has translation MLSALMDGRTLTATELAYLSGVAPQTASGHLAKLSDAGLLALAKRGRRRYFRLASPHVARVLEGLMVVAQDGPARQRNLWRGGETLRHARTCYDHMAGRIAVAIADRLVQQSFILLDEDGGQLTDAGRSFFDEFGVDLRLASKRRVFCRPCLDWSERRPHLAGALGAAILHHALEHDWVEHVRDSRALVVTPAGVRDLATTFGIEGALPRDGREGQVASLSRGRVAVISG, from the coding sequence ATGCTCAGTGCGCTGATGGATGGCCGAACGTTGACTGCCACCGAGCTCGCCTATCTGTCCGGCGTGGCGCCGCAGACAGCGAGTGGCCATCTTGCGAAACTCAGCGACGCCGGATTGCTTGCGCTCGCAAAGCGGGGCCGACGACGATATTTTCGCCTGGCCTCTCCGCACGTCGCGCGCGTGCTGGAAGGCCTCATGGTCGTGGCGCAGGACGGCCCCGCCCGGCAGCGCAATCTCTGGCGCGGCGGAGAGACGCTCCGACACGCGCGGACGTGCTATGACCACATGGCCGGCCGCATCGCCGTCGCAATCGCCGACCGCCTTGTCCAACAGTCGTTTATTCTGCTCGACGAGGATGGCGGACAACTCACCGATGCCGGTCGGTCATTCTTCGATGAGTTCGGCGTCGATCTTCGCCTCGCCTCCAAGCGCCGCGTGTTCTGTCGCCCCTGTCTCGACTGGAGCGAGCGCCGACCGCATCTGGCCGGCGCGCTCGGCGCTGCCATCCTTCATCACGCTCTCGAGCACGATTGGGTCGAGCATGTCAGGGATAGCCGTGCGCTCGTCGTGACGCCTGCTGGTGTCAGAGATCTCGCCACAACGTTCGGCATCGAGGGCGCACTCCCGAGGGATGGACGCGAAGGGCAGGTTGCATCACTGTCCAGAGGCCGGGTAGCGGTTATCTCGGGTTGA
- a CDS encoding MFS transporter: protein MSSRSPLAAALALAATSLGLGVVQLDITIVNTALSSIGTSLGGSVAELQWVVTAYTIAFAAFILTAGALGDRVGAKRIFIGGFAIFTLASLACALAPSTTFLIVARSVQGLAAAILVPNSLTLLNHAYTDPKARGRAVGFWAAGASVALTAGPLVGGALIALVSWRAIFLVNLPIGAAGLWLAWRYAEETPRLAQREIDLPGQIAAIATLGTLASALIEGGALGWSHPLVIMGFAGAAVIGLLFVWREARAPQPMLPLSLFRHRMFALTALVGLLFNIAFYGLIFVLSLYFQNVNGWSPFATGLAFVPMMAMVLPANLITASVSERLGAPQTIALACVLTAAGCVALLPIASGTSYWAIGAQLIILGGGLGLLVPSLTSTLLGSVEKSRSGIAAGVLNATRQTGSVLGVALFGSLVAGNDAFMAGAHASLVISAAVLLAGAVAIVQGRAKEGR, encoded by the coding sequence ATGTCATCCCGTTCGCCTCTCGCCGCGGCGCTGGCGCTTGCCGCCACGAGCCTCGGCCTCGGCGTCGTGCAGCTGGACATCACCATCGTCAATACCGCGCTGAGCAGCATCGGCACCTCGCTCGGCGGCAGCGTGGCCGAGCTGCAATGGGTGGTGACCGCCTACACCATCGCATTCGCTGCCTTCATTCTGACCGCCGGTGCGCTCGGTGATCGCGTCGGCGCCAAACGGATATTCATAGGGGGCTTTGCAATCTTCACGTTGGCTTCGCTCGCCTGCGCCTTGGCTCCGTCGACGACGTTCCTGATCGTTGCTCGCTCCGTGCAGGGCCTGGCGGCGGCAATCCTGGTGCCGAACTCGCTGACGCTGCTCAATCACGCCTATACCGATCCGAAGGCGCGCGGCCGCGCGGTCGGCTTCTGGGCCGCGGGTGCGAGCGTTGCGCTGACTGCGGGGCCGCTCGTTGGCGGCGCGCTGATCGCACTGGTCAGCTGGCGTGCGATCTTTCTCGTCAACCTGCCGATTGGCGCCGCCGGCCTCTGGCTCGCCTGGCGTTACGCCGAGGAGACGCCGCGGCTCGCGCAGCGCGAGATTGATCTGCCGGGACAGATCGCGGCGATTGCAACCCTCGGCACGCTGGCCAGCGCCCTGATCGAGGGCGGCGCGCTGGGCTGGAGCCATCCGCTCGTCATCATGGGCTTCGCCGGGGCGGCCGTAATCGGACTCCTGTTCGTATGGCGCGAGGCGCGCGCGCCGCAACCGATGCTGCCGCTGTCGCTGTTCCGCCATCGCATGTTCGCGCTGACCGCTCTGGTCGGGCTTCTCTTCAACATCGCCTTCTACGGCCTGATCTTCGTGCTCAGTCTCTACTTCCAGAACGTCAACGGCTGGTCGCCGTTCGCAACGGGCCTTGCCTTCGTGCCCATGATGGCCATGGTGCTGCCCGCCAACCTGATCACCGCGTCGGTCAGCGAGCGCCTCGGCGCGCCGCAAACCATTGCGCTCGCTTGTGTGCTCACCGCCGCGGGCTGCGTTGCGCTGCTGCCTATCGCCTCAGGCACCAGCTACTGGGCGATCGGCGCTCAGCTCATCATCCTCGGCGGCGGGCTCGGCCTGCTCGTGCCGTCCTTGACCTCGACGCTGCTCGGCAGTGTCGAGAAATCGCGATCCGGCATCGCCGCCGGCGTGTTGAACGCGACGCGGCAGACCGGCAGCGTGCTTGGCGTTGCCCTGTTCGGCTCGCTGGTTGCCGGGAACGACGCGTTCATGGCAGGTGCACATGCCTCGCTGGTGATATCGGCCGCTGTGTTGCTCGCGGGTGCGGTCGCGATCGTGCAGGGCCGAGCAAAGGAGGGACGATGA